From Deinococcus aquaticus, one genomic window encodes:
- a CDS encoding cob(I)yrinic acid a,c-diamide adenosyltransferase: protein MKLYTKTGDGGTTGLYGADRVSKANIRVEAYGTVDELNSAIGLARAHNTRSHKPDPALDADLEYLQNALFDVGADLATRSGTTYEKKITRMDEQDATFIEAMIDRYQEAAPPFTGFVHPGGTPAAASLHVARTVARRAEREVIRLLHEEDANTHVQVYLNRLSDLLFVMARAANQAAGIEEHAWLVKGRR, encoded by the coding sequence ATGAAGCTCTACACCAAGACCGGCGACGGCGGCACCACGGGACTGTACGGCGCGGACCGGGTCAGCAAGGCAAACATCCGCGTGGAAGCGTACGGCACCGTCGATGAACTCAACAGCGCCATCGGACTGGCCCGCGCGCACAACACCCGCAGCCACAAACCCGACCCGGCGCTGGACGCCGACCTGGAGTACCTGCAGAACGCCCTGTTCGACGTGGGCGCGGACCTCGCCACGCGCAGCGGCACCACGTACGAGAAGAAGATCACCCGCATGGACGAGCAGGACGCCACGTTCATCGAGGCCATGATCGACCGCTACCAGGAGGCCGCGCCGCCCTTCACGGGCTTCGTGCACCCCGGCGGCACGCCCGCCGCCGCCAGCCTGCACGTGGCCCGCACCGTCGCCCGCCGCGCCGAACGCGAGGTGATCCGCCTGCTGCACGAGGAGGACGCCAACACGCACGTGCAGGTGTACCTGAATCGCCTGTCGGACCTGCTGTTCGTCATGGCCCGCGCCGCCAACCAGGCCGCCGGAATCGAGGAGCACGCCTGGCTGGTCAAAGGCCGCCGCTGA
- the malQ gene encoding 4-alpha-glucanotransferase has protein sequence MTITRSSGVLLHPTSLPGPYGIGELGAHARAFVDWLARAGQKYWQVMPLGPTGYGDSPYQAFSAFAGNPYLIDLTALREHGLLEDTDFNALPDFNADKVDFGQQYVWRNQMLGRAYAHYAFGGAQHLKADFEAFKKEQAAWLDDYALFMALKDAHGGLPWNAWEAATRDRHPEALSAAREQLTGTTERVKFIQFLFFRQWNVLRRYAAEKGIQIIGDIPIFVAMDSSDVWANRDQFYFDDQGQPTVVAGVPPDYFSETGQLWGNPLYNWKAMQDAGFQWWIDRFQGSLNLFDLIRIDHFRGFAASWEIPFPADTAIHGQWVPAMGHEMFAAVREALGILPIIAEDLGVITPDVEKLRDDFEFPGMAVLQFAFGGGDFSVNDFLPHNLRENQVVYSGTHDNDTTRGWWVHATEQEKHNFRVYTSSDPTEDTFAAQLTRMAFESRAALAIVPLQDLLNLSTDARMNLPGTTGDHNWTWRYRAADLRPDIATTLRELTESTGR, from the coding sequence ATGACCATCACACGATCCAGCGGCGTTCTGCTGCACCCCACCAGCCTCCCCGGCCCCTACGGCATCGGGGAACTCGGCGCGCACGCCCGCGCCTTCGTGGACTGGCTCGCGCGCGCCGGCCAGAAGTACTGGCAGGTCATGCCCCTGGGCCCCACCGGCTACGGCGACAGCCCCTACCAGGCGTTCAGCGCCTTCGCCGGCAACCCCTACCTGATCGACCTGACCGCCCTGCGCGAACACGGCCTGCTGGAAGACACCGACTTCAACGCCCTGCCGGACTTCAACGCCGACAAGGTCGACTTCGGGCAGCAGTACGTGTGGCGCAACCAGATGCTGGGCCGCGCCTACGCCCACTACGCCTTCGGCGGCGCGCAGCACCTGAAAGCCGACTTCGAGGCGTTCAAGAAGGAGCAGGCTGCGTGGCTCGACGACTACGCGCTGTTCATGGCCCTCAAGGACGCGCACGGCGGCCTGCCCTGGAACGCCTGGGAGGCCGCCACCCGCGACCGCCACCCCGAAGCGCTGAGCGCTGCCCGCGAACAGCTGACCGGTACCACTGAACGCGTGAAGTTCATCCAGTTCCTGTTCTTCCGCCAGTGGAACGTCCTGCGCCGCTACGCCGCCGAGAAAGGTATCCAGATCATCGGCGACATTCCCATCTTCGTCGCCATGGACAGCAGCGACGTGTGGGCCAACCGCGACCAGTTCTACTTCGACGACCAGGGCCAGCCCACCGTCGTGGCCGGCGTGCCCCCGGACTACTTCAGCGAGACCGGCCAGCTGTGGGGCAACCCCCTGTACAACTGGAAAGCCATGCAGGACGCCGGATTCCAGTGGTGGATCGACCGCTTCCAGGGTAGCCTGAACCTCTTCGACCTGATCCGCATCGACCACTTCCGCGGGTTCGCGGCCAGCTGGGAAATTCCCTTCCCCGCCGACACCGCCATCCACGGCCAGTGGGTGCCCGCCATGGGCCACGAGATGTTCGCCGCCGTCCGCGAGGCGCTGGGCATCCTGCCCATCATCGCCGAGGACCTTGGCGTCATCACGCCCGACGTCGAGAAACTCCGCGACGACTTCGAATTCCCCGGCATGGCCGTCCTGCAGTTCGCGTTCGGCGGCGGCGACTTCAGCGTCAACGACTTCCTGCCGCACAACCTGCGCGAGAATCAGGTCGTGTACTCCGGCACGCACGACAACGACACCACCCGCGGCTGGTGGGTGCACGCCACCGAGCAGGAAAAACACAACTTCCGTGTGTACACCAGCAGCGACCCCACCGAGGACACCTTCGCCGCCCAGCTGACCCGCATGGCCTTCGAAAGCCGCGCCGCGCTGGCCATCGTGCCCCTCCAGGACCTCCTGAACCTCAGCACCGACGCCCGCATGAACCTCCCCGGCACCACCGGCGACCACAACTGGACGTGGCGGTACCGCGCCGCCGACCTGCGCCCCGACATCGCCACGACCCTGCGGGAACTGACCGAATCCACCGGACGGTAA
- a CDS encoding N-acetylmuramoyl-L-alanine amidase, giving the protein MKRQIVPSTRSLLTAAALAGALLFTSGQAAPRVGSHDGYTRLVFDLPASGGAPSVSAKVASQSITVKLGVSLPSEQGPLNAAGVTAYAVSGRTVTVTLAAGHSSARSSVLPAGGGQPARLVIDVPTSAAASAIPAAATAARPPAAAAARPVAVTRPASTAATRPRVVLDAGHGGIDPGMVSRWVTEEDVTLDVALRTRAELQRHGVDVTMTRTTDRHLSTNKSADLEARSRLANNGQVSAFVSIHVNSAGASAQGIETYYFGQPLAGSNRNLAVQENGGGSLGEQLTRQAANTAQNLLGDILAQAKISFSRQLAQKVQSRLIAATGAVNRGVQTDAFYVIRNPTTPAILVEVGFGSHPVEGPRLASAAYREQLAQALARAILDFLNTK; this is encoded by the coding sequence GTGAAGCGTCAGATTGTTCCCTCCACGCGGTCCCTGCTGACCGCCGCCGCGCTGGCCGGCGCGCTCCTGTTCACCTCGGGGCAGGCGGCCCCCCGCGTCGGTTCCCACGATGGGTACACCCGACTGGTGTTCGACCTGCCCGCCTCGGGCGGCGCGCCCAGCGTCAGCGCGAAGGTGGCGTCGCAATCCATCACCGTGAAACTCGGCGTGTCGCTGCCCAGCGAACAGGGCCCCCTGAACGCGGCGGGCGTCACCGCGTACGCCGTGTCGGGCCGCACGGTCACGGTCACGCTGGCCGCCGGGCACAGCAGCGCCAGAAGCAGCGTCCTGCCAGCCGGTGGCGGTCAGCCCGCGCGGCTGGTGATCGACGTGCCCACCAGCGCGGCCGCGTCGGCCATTCCGGCAGCGGCCACGGCGGCGCGCCCGCCGGCTGCGGCGGCCGCCCGCCCGGTCGCCGTGACCCGCCCGGCCAGTACGGCCGCCACCCGCCCGCGCGTGGTGCTGGACGCCGGGCACGGCGGCATCGATCCCGGTATGGTCAGCCGCTGGGTCACCGAGGAGGACGTCACGCTGGACGTGGCTCTGCGCACCCGCGCCGAACTGCAACGCCATGGGGTGGACGTGACCATGACCCGCACCACGGACCGGCACCTGAGCACCAACAAGAGCGCCGACCTGGAGGCCCGGTCGCGGCTGGCGAATAACGGGCAGGTCAGCGCGTTCGTCAGCATTCACGTGAACTCGGCCGGAGCGTCCGCGCAGGGCATCGAGACGTACTACTTCGGGCAGCCGCTGGCCGGCAGTAACCGCAACCTGGCCGTGCAGGAAAACGGTGGCGGCAGCCTCGGCGAGCAGCTGACCCGTCAGGCGGCGAACACCGCGCAGAACCTGCTGGGTGACATTCTGGCCCAGGCCAAGATCTCGTTCAGCCGTCAGCTGGCGCAGAAGGTGCAGTCCCGCCTGATCGCCGCGACCGGAGCCGTGAACCGGGGCGTGCAGACCGACGCCTTCTACGTGATCCGTAACCCCACCACGCCCGCCATTCTGGTCGAGGTGGGCTTTGGGTCCCACCCGGTCGAGGGGCCCAGACTGGCCTCCGCCGCGTACCGCGAACAACTGGCGCAGGCCCTAGCGCGCGCCATTCTGGACTTCCTGAACACCAAGTAG
- a CDS encoding Rrf2 family transcriptional regulator, giving the protein MRLSATDVYAFQALGFLGTQDPARWVSSEEISESTGVHRPYLVRILAALTAKGVVKSKKGIGGGYALSRRPQLISLCEVVRAIDGPVAPLSCISLNWHEHCPEEDRCHARTTIYTRMRDAMLGVLQEFSVQDLVIDAQQGVSYGHCLGHLLKPNA; this is encoded by the coding sequence ATGCGGCTTTCAGCCACCGACGTGTACGCCTTTCAGGCACTGGGATTCCTGGGCACCCAGGACCCGGCCCGCTGGGTGTCCAGCGAGGAAATCAGCGAATCGACCGGCGTTCACCGCCCCTACCTGGTGCGCATCCTGGCGGCCCTGACCGCCAAGGGCGTCGTGAAGAGCAAGAAAGGCATCGGCGGCGGCTACGCGCTGTCGCGCCGCCCGCAGCTGATCAGCCTGTGCGAGGTCGTGCGCGCCATCGACGGGCCGGTCGCGCCGCTGTCCTGTATCAGCCTCAACTGGCACGAGCACTGCCCCGAGGAGGACCGCTGCCACGCCCGCACCACCATCTACACCCGCATGCGCGACGCCATGCTGGGCGTGTTGCAGGAGTTCAGCGTGCAGGACCTCGTGATCGACGCGCAGCAGGGCGTCAGTTACGGCCACTGCCTCGGCCACCTCCTGAAACCCAACGCGTAA